TTTACATCCCATTTTGATGGTATGTTTGATGCGCTGCAAAGTTTATCCAAAGATGCATCAGATGAAGCCAATCGAGCGAATTTTCTTGCCTCGGCACAAAGCTTTGCTCAGTATATGACAGATATTGGGGAACAGTTACGTGAGACCCAAAACGATGCAAACTTTGGTGTGAAAAATAGTGTTAACCAAATTAATAGTTACGCAGAACAAATTGCCACCTTAAATCAACAAATTCGTAGCCTTGAATTAAATGGTAATCGAGCGAATGATTTACGTGACCAACGCATGGTTTTAGTGGATAACTTATCAAAAGTTGTCGGTATTGATTATCAAGTGAATACAGATAGCTATGGCATGGAAACGGTCAATATAACCATAAATGGGCAGCAACTTGTCAATGGTAATGCATTTAATACACTAAAGGTAGTTAATAGAGAACATTTACAGAATCCAGAAGATAATACGGATATTTATGATATACAATGGAACTCCGGGAAAAATCTGTATACAGATAACTTAACAGGAGAATTAAAAGGATATCTAGATGTGCGTGACGGAAATAACGGTAATAATTTTAAAGGTACGATTGATAGTGTAGATGTGGGTACCAATACTATTGTATTTACCGATGTGAATCGATTTGACCTACAGGCATCTGGAAAACTCATTATCGACGGTGTAGGATATGAATATAGTTCATATACATATGATGAAGTCAGTGGTGAAGTAACTTTTGAAATGGTGAATCCACCTTCGGCGACAATGGTTGGACAAGAGGGAGCTATTGGACGGCAAAATACATTTAAAGGAATACCTTATTATCAGCAACAATTAAATACGTTCGTTCGAACCTTTGCGAGTGAGTTCAATGCACTTCAACAATCAGGCAATGATGGGACCGGAGTTCCTTTGTTTGTATATGAAGGATACGATGGAACAACGGCGCTAGATAGTTCAGATATGTCAACCTACACACAGATGACAATTGATAATTTTATTGTCAATCCAGATATGATGGAAGATGTCTCTCTCTTTTCTGCAAAAGCTAATGCAGCGGATGGGGAGAGTGCCAATGATATTATTTTGGCAATGATTGATAAGCGTCAAGATACAAACATGTTTGCTAAAGGTGTTCCTGATAACTATATGCAAAGTGTGCTAAGTGAGTTGGCCATCGACGTCAGTCAAATGACAAGCTTTAAAAACGGACAAGAGCAATTAACAAAGATGATTACAAATCAGCGACTGTCAGTTTCTGATGTTGATTTGGAAGAAGAGACAGTGAATCTGTTAAAATATCAGCAGGCATATAGTATGTCCGCTCAGGTAATTAGCATTTTTGATGAAATATATAATGTAACCATAAATCAAATGGGTGTATAATTAGGAGGACCGACATATGCGCATAACTAATACAATGATGACAAATAATATTTTGACAAATGTCAATCGAAATAGAAAAACAATGTCGTTGTTAGAACAGCAGATGGCTAGTGGGAAAAAAATACAAAAGGCATCTGAAAACCCTATTATTGCATCACGTGCATTGAAATTTCGAACAACTATTAGTCAGATTAGTCAATACAAAACAAACTCTGAAGATGCTATGAGCTGGCTTGAAGTGACAGAACAGTCCATTGCCAATACGACAGATATTCTTAAGCGCGTACGCTATCTATCTGTTCAAGGATCGAATGATCCGCTGACCACGCAAAATCGAGAAAGTATTATCTCAGAACTTAAAGAGCTTAAGGAACAACTTGAAAATGAAGGAAATGTATCTTATGCAGGACGCTATATGTTTACGGGATATCAAACAGACAGTTCATTAGTCTTTAATGAAGCTTCAACAGATACGTATGAAATTACAGAAAACTTTTCTCAAGAGAATGTTGAAACCGTCAAGCGTGTCTTTGACGATGGATCAGGACATCCTGCAATTCACGAAGTTAAGCGAATCCGCTTAGGATACAGTGAGCTAGACGCAGCCGGAGTAAGTTCGGCCGAGCTTAGTGCAGCAGGATTTACGATTGTCAATAAAAATTCAACAGATGCTGATGCATATAATGTAGGGGCTAATACAGTCCATTTCATAGAAGATACAGGTGAATTAGTATTTAACACAACAGATGCAGAGACTTTACCGGATTTTTCAATGACCTATCAAAAGTCAGGTTTTACGAAAGGTGATATTAAGCCGGATCATTATTTTGAATCAACAAATTTAACAACCGGAGATACATTTTCTCCAGAAAATGAGGCGATGAATTATCAGGTTTCCTATAGCCAGACGCTTCAAGTTAATGAAATGGGAAATAATGTCATCACGAAGGATTTGATTCGTGATCTAGAAGAAATCATTAAAGAAGTACAGAATATAGAAGGAAATGGCGCTTTGGATGATGAGCTAAAGGAAGATTTACTTGGGGAAACCTTTACAAAGCTTATTGGAAAGATGGATGGACATATTCAGAACAACTTAAACATTACAGCGGAAATCGGAGGAAAAGTCAATCGTCTTGAACTGACAAAAGACCGATTAGAATCGGATTCGTTGAATTTTACAGATTTGATGTCTGAAAATGAAGATGTGGATATGGCAGAAGTTTTGATACGCTTTTCATCGATGGAAGTCGTTTATAATGCATCTTTATCTGCTAGCGCAAGAATTATTCAACCATCGCTGTTGGATTTTATTCGATAACAGTTTAAGAGGGAAAAGGAGATACTTATGGAAATAATGACAAAGCATTTTGGAAATGTGGACATTGATGAAACAAAAGTGATTACCTTTGAAGATGGAATATTTGGATTTAAAGAGATGAAAGACTTTATTTTGCTGTATGATCAAGGTGAAGAAGGGGGAGCCCTTGTTTGGCTTCAAGCAGTTAAAGACCCCAAGACGTGTCTTCCATTAATTAATCCGATGATGTGGTTTCCAGATTATGCACCAGAGGTAGAGGATGACTTGATTGCTTCTATAGGCCAACTAGACCCGAAGGTACTCGATATTTTTACAGTGGTGGTTATTCCGGATAAGATTGAGCAGATGACAACAAATCTAAAAGCGCCAATACTGATTAATCGTGAGACAAAAAAAGGGCGCCAGGTCATTGCAAATGATGAAACGTATGATATACGTCACAATTTGTATCAGCAGATGAAGTTGATGTCAAAGGGTGGTGAATAGTTATGTTAGCCTTGACGAGAAAAGTTGGAGAATCAATAATTATTGGTGATGATGTTGAAATAACGGTTTTGGCAGTACATGGAGATCAGATAAAAATAGGTATTGATGCACCGCGAAGTGTAGCTATTCATCGGAAAGAAGTGTATCTGCAAATCCAAGAAGAAAACCAAGCTGCAGCAGCCACTTCAGAGGCGGGAGCACTTGCGTTTAAGGACTTTATAAAGAAAAAATCATAATCTATATGAATTTCTAAAAAAAAGTTGAAATAGGGGTTAAGGAACTTGAAATCCTATCCGATAAATACAGTGTAAATCAAAAATGACAGTTGGCCAACTGCATACGGCAAGGATGCCGAATAAAACTTATACAAATTCAAGGAGGAATTTAACATGAGAATTAATAATAACTTAATGGCAATGAACACTCACAGAGCATTGGGATCAGCTAACAACAATATTTCTAAATCAATGGAAAAATTATCTTCAGGTTATAGAATTAACCGTGCAGGCGACGACGCAGCTGGTTTATCAATCAGTGAAAAAATGCGTGCTCAAGTTCGTGGTTTAACTCAAGCATCACGAAACGCACAAGACGGTATTTCTATGATTCAAACAGCTGAAGGTGCTCTTAACGAAACACAAGCTATTCTTCAAAGAATGCGTGAATTAGCAGTTCAAGCAGCTAACGATACAAACGTATCTGCAGATAGAACAGCGATTAGTGATGAGTTGTCAGAACTTAGTGCTGAGATTGATCGTATTGCAACTTCTACAACATTCAACGAAAAGAACTTGCTTGATGGTAGTTTATCAGCTACAGGAGCTACTCTTCAAATCGGTGCTAACTGTGGCGTAAGCATGACAGTTACTATTGGTGATATGCAAGCAGCAGCTTTAGGCGTTGATGCTATTTCTGGAAGTGTTAGCACACATGCTGATGCAACTGCAGCGATTGATACAATCAACGATGCAATTGAAACAGTATCTGCTGAAAGATCAAAACTTGGTGCAAACCAAAACAGACTTGAGCATACAATTAAGAACTTAGACAATGCAGCTGAAAATATTCAAGCAGCAGAATCTCGTGTTCGTGACGTTGATATGGCGAAAGAAATGATGGAGATGACAAAACAAAATATTCTTCAACAAGCTTCTACTGCTATGTTAGCTCAAGCAAACCAAGCTCCACAAAGTGTATTACAATTATTAGGATAATCATAATATTTACCGTTAAATTTAACGTAAAAGTAGAGAGTCTTTATGACTCTCTACTCTTTTATAAGGAAGTAGGTAAAAATAGATGAGAATAAGTTTATGTATGATTGTTAAAGACGAAATCGAAAATATTGAAAAGTGTTTAGAATATGCCTTACCCAATGTCGATGAGACTATTATTGTCGATACAGGTTCGACAGATGGGACACGAGAAGTGTTAAGCCGATTTGAACACGACGAAAAAATCAAAGTCATCGACGCAATATGGGAAGATGATTTTAGTAAAGCAAGAAATATCTCTATCAAAGAGGCAACTGGAGACTATATTCTTGTGTTGGATGCAGATGAACGTCTGTTTTGCCAACGCGAAAACTTAGAGAAAAAACTAAAGCAATCGGACAAGGATGTTTTTTTTGTTCCGATATATAGCATCTATGAAAATAAGGAAATGTCCGTATCACGGTCGATGATACGTTTATATAAAAATATAAATCCGCACTATAAAGGTGCAATCCATGAACAAATTCATATTGATGGAAACACTCAGATGGGTGATGTCATTGATAGTGACGTAGCTAAAATATATCATTATGGATATAGTGAATCTGTATTTGAAGAAAAAGAAAAACAAAAGCGTAATATGCAAATCATAAAAAAACAGATTCAAGAAGAACCTTATGACCCTTTCCATCGCTATAACAAAGGGGTTATGGAATTAATGGCCAAGAATTATAAAACGGCGATGAAGGATTTTGTAAAGGCACATGAATTAAGTCATGGTGTACGCAAAGGATTTCATAATGATATGATGATTAATATGATTAAGTGCTTGATATTGCAAAACAAATATCAAAAAGTCATTGATTTTATTAAACCATTAATGAATGATCCTTTTTTTAAAGAATTACCAGATATATATTATTTTTTAGGCATGGCCTTTAGACAACTTAAGCGTTATGATTTGGCTATCAAAAATTTGGAAAAAGCAATATATATTGGTGATACAGATAAAGGGCTTTCGCTATATGGAGCCGGAAGTTATTTATCCTTGTTAGAGTGGGCAAGAACCCTTGCAGATCAGTCGCGTATGGATGAAGCCATCGAAAAGTATAAGCAAGCTCTTAAAAATCCCAACAACCATAACCACAATGGACAGGAAGAATTTTTACAACTGATGCAAAAGATGAATAAAGAAGAACAATACAATGCGTTTGTAAAAAGTCTTGAAAACGGTAAAAATAATAAACCGGTTATCGATGAAACGTTTAAGACACAAATAAAAGAAAAAATAAAAGCACTGATTAACACGAATTCTATAGCAGATGCGAAGATGCTTATTGATGAGTATCTAAAGCTAGATACAGAGGATGCGGATATATATTCCCTTAACGGTGTGATTTATATATTGGAAAAAAATTATCCAAAGGCTATCGAACGCTTAGAGATCGGATATACATTAGATAGCACCAATGATGATCTAATATATAATCTTGCTTATGCATGGGAAGTGTCTGGCAATAAAGCGAAGGCGCTAAAGTATTATCAGGCACTGCTTGCATTGCCTGGGCAATCAGAAGATCGCGAGATCCTTCAAAAAATTGAGGAATTAAGTAGATAGAGAAGGTTGAGTAGACGATGATATCAGTATGCATTATTGCAAAAAATGAAGAAACAAATATTGAACGATGCTTAAAAAGCCTGGAATCCTATAATTTTGAAATTATTGTTGTGGATACAGGTTCGACAGACCGCACAAAAGAAATTGCCCTTCAATACACCAACGGTGTATTTGACTATGAATGGGCGGATGACTTTAGCGGCGCCCGTAACTTTGCTATTGAACAAGCGACAAATGATTATATTTTGATGATTGACTGTGATGAATATGTAAAACAGTTACAGTATGATCAATTGGTTGCTCTTATTGGGGAACCTAAAAATGAAGTAGGAAGAATTACGCGTGTCAATACGTTCTGGAGAAATTCGGAAAAGAACCGTATTCAAGAGCGGGTTAGTCGAATTTTTAATCGGAAGTTCTTTAAATATCAAGGAAGAATACATGAACAAATCGTTCGCAAAGATGGAGAAGATTATTCGACATACATTGTTCCTGTTGTCTTAGAGCATACGGGCTATGATGGTGATGTGACGTTCATAAAAGAAAAAACGTCAAGAAACATTCGCTTATTGCTTTTAGACTTAGAGGAAATAGGCGATGATCCATATGTTCTTTATCAACTAGGTAAATCCTATTATATGCAGGCGGATTACTTGAAAGCATGCCAATTTTTTTCACGAGCGTTGGAGCATGATTTAAATCCGGAGGCAGAGTTTGTGATTGACTTAGTTGAAACTTATGGGTATGCATTGCTTAACTCAGAACAATATGCGCAAGCACTTCAGTTTGAGAATATTTATCAAGAATTTGGAGGGCGTCCAGAGTTTAAGTTTTTAATGGGATTGATATATATGAACAATGGCGAGTTTAATCAAGCCATCAAGGAATTTGATAAAACGGCTCAATATGATTATGCCGATACCGAAGGAATCACCTCCTATAAGGCATACTACAATATGGGCGTGATTTATCAATGTTTAGGCGATATAAAAAATGCGAAAATATATTACAAAAAGTGTGGAGATTATAGATTAGCACAGAATATGCTAAGCGAATTGGAGCGATAAAATGGATGAGAGACAGACCTTGGAGTTTACCCTTGGTTTACGGACAACGCTAATAGAAGGGCAACTTCTACCAAATTCCCCGTATCATATGGCAACAGAAGTTATCTATCATGGTGCTAAAGGGTCAAAAATCTTATTTGATTCCGATCAGTATGTATATGCCATTGCATTGTATTCAAAACGGTTGAATCAAGAATACATGGTTGAATACAAATATCAAAATGAAAGCAATTGGACGACATATACAAAAAATCTATCGCCCCAATCGTATGGAACGCGTTCCTTTGTCTTTGATAAGGAATATTACTTTCGAATATGCATTAAACATAAAGAGAGGCGTCGCCTGAACTATTTGGATGTTATTCAGGCAACACAGAGTTTGCAGTTTGTATATGTCAAGCCAGCATACCAAGAAAAAAAATACTTTGAGCAAGAATGCATACGTGTGGCTCAAAGAATAAATCAGCAGACTGGACAGATAAGACGTCCACTGAGTTTAGCTTTGATTACGGATACCCACTATTGTGTTGGCGGAACATGGGAAGACACAGCACACAATCTGTTAGCGGTTCACCAAAAAAGTGGGTTTGATGCAGTTGTTCATTTGGGAGACTTGACCGATGGATTGACCTCAGCCAAAGTCACAAGCTACTATGCAAGTAAAGTTATCGATGATATGGAACAATGTCAAGTTCCTTTGTATGTTGTCATCGGAAATCATGATACAAATTACTTCCATGGAAATCCAGATATATTGAGTGAACAAGAACAGATTGACCTATACTTGAAAAAAATAGAAACGACCAAGCCTTATTATTATGTTGACTTTGAAATGCAACACTTAAGATGCTTTTTTTTGTCGTCATTTAATGCTTCACAACCTGTTCGCTATGGGTATTTTGAAGAAGAACTTCAGTGGCTACAAGCATCTTTAGAGAGCATGGAAAATGGAGGGAATATTTTGATTTTTTCCCATGACGCACCGATAGCCCAATTGGATTATTGGAGTGAGTGTATTCGTAATGGGGACAAATTAATAGAAATTCTTGAACAATATAATATGCGTGATACCTATCATATTCTTGGACTTTTTTATGGACATACTCACGCAGATTATATCTATGAGGGCTGTAGTTTTCCTATAGTATCTATTGCATGTAATAAATGTGAAGCCTTCAATGATAAAAAACCAGAAGGGGTGCATGTTCCCAAGCGCATGATGAACCATGTATCTCAAGACTTATGGGAGACGATGATTGTAGATGTTGATCAAAAAAAGTTGCATCTAGTTCGTTTTGGAGCTGGAGAAAGCCGAATGATTGATTGTGTCAAGAAAAAAGTCTACAAGCAGACGCTAGGAGAAGAAAAACTACAAAAAAATCAATACCATCAAACAAAAATATGGGCGCATCGAGGGCTTATGTCCTATGCACCGGAAAATACAATGCCGGCTTTTGAATTGGCCTATGAGCACGGCGCTGATGGGATAGAACTAGACGTTCAATTGACAAAAGATGGTGAGATTGTTATTATTCATGATGAGACGATTGACCGCGTAAGTAATGGAAGTGGATACGTTAAGGACTATACGCTTAATGCGTTGAAAAAGTTTAATTTCAATCAACGATTTCCAGAATATGGAAAGGTGTCGATTTTGACCCTTGAGCAGGTATATGCATTTATAAAAAACACACGCATGTATATAAATGTAGAATTAAAGAACAATCACATCCCATACCAGGGCTTAGAAGAAAAAGTTATCCAACTAACTCAGGCAATGGGAATGCAAGAGCGTGTACTTTATTCGTCGTTCAATCATCAATCGATGAATAAAATAAAAGCACTGGATAAAAAAGCGAAGGTAGCCTATTTATATACAAAAGATATTATTCCGGCATGTGACTTTAATGAAGAGCAAAGTGAAATAATCCTACATGTATTGCCGATGCATTTAAAGCATCACGGATTCTTAGAAGCTTGTCATAAGAGTAAGATTAAAGTGCAGGTGTGGAATATTAATACAGAAGATGATCTTCGCTGGGTTAAAACATTAGGTGTTGAAGGGGTCATTACAAATAGTGTGATACGGGCAACGACTATTTTTAATCAAAGTTAAAAGAAAGGAATAGAGGATGAAAAAAGTAATTACATATGGTTCGTTTGATCTATTCCACGAAGGGCATTATAATCTTTTAAAACGAGCTAAAGAGTTGGGCGATTATTTGATTGTGGGGATTACAACAGAATACTATGATATGCAGCGCGGTAAAATGAATGTTATCGATTCCTTGCTTGATCGGATTGAAAATGTCAAGAATTCAGGATTTGCAGATGAAATCATTATTGAAGATCATGACGGACAAAAACTTGAAGACATCATTAAATATAAAATAGATATCTTTACCGTTGGTTCTGACTGGATTGGAACATTTGATTTTTTGAGAGAATATTGTGAAGTTATTTATTTGGAGCGAACGAAATATGTATCAAGTACTATGTTAAGAGATTCACGTTTTCCAATTATCAAGTTGGGGATGATTGGAACGGGAAGAATTGCAAAGCGTTTTCCCGATGAGTTAAAATATGTTAGTGGTATTAATTTGAACGCTGTGTATAATCCAAATTTGAACAGTGCCAAAGCCTATAAGAAAATGTTTGAACTCGATTTGGCAACGGATCAGTTAGAGGAATTTTATGAAAATGTTGATGCGGTTAATATAGCATCTCCCCATGAAACACACTATACATATATTCTTGATGCATTAAACCATGGTAAGCATGTCCTATGTGAAAAACCATTGTGTTTATCTTCACAGCAGGCCATTAACGCCTATGCCTTGGCTAAAGAGAAGAATTTGGTCTTGATGGAAGGTATAAAAACGGCTTATGCGCCTGGATTTGTACAGCTTATTGGTGTTGCCAGAAGTGGTATTATTGGAAATATTCGTGATGTTGAAGCCTGCTTTACCAAACTAGTGCCGACAGATTGTCGTGAACTGACAGATCAAAAATATGGTGGATCATTTACAGAATTAGCATCATATACCTTGTTGCCGATTATTAAACTGATGGGCTGCAATTATGAGAATGTACATTTTGAGAGTTTGAAGTCGGAAAATGGACTGGATATATACACAAAAGCTTATTTTTATTATAAAAATGCGTTGGCTACATCTAAAACCGGATTAGGCATTAAGTCCGAAGGGCAGTTGCTAATATCGGGGACCAAAGGATATATTTTAGTCAAATCGCCATGGTGGTTAACAAAAGGGTTTGAAATATGCTTTGAAGATACATCCCAAAATGAATACATCAAGACAAAATTTTTAGGTGATGGCTTACGCTACGAAATTAGCGATTTAGTGAAGCGGATTAATGGACGCTCTAAGCACATAAAGGATCGGTTGACACAAGAAGAATCCATTGCAATGGCAACATTGATGGAAAAGTTTTTAGAACATCGTAGCTTGGAGGATATAGAATGATTGAATTGACACAAGAACAATTAAAGAAACTTCAGCAGATAGAATTAGAGATGCTTCTTGAAGTGGATCGTATATGTAAAAAACATTCAATAAAATATACAATGATTGCCGGAACGATGTTAGGAGCCGTTCGCCATGGAGGTTTTATACCTTGGGATGACGACGCTGACATCGGTATGTTGCGTGAAGAATATGAACGCTTTAGAGAAATATGCAAAACAGAATTAAACACAAACTACTATTATTTTCAAGATTATAGAAATACTAAAGGCTATCGATGGGGCTATGGTAAAATTCGAAGAAAAGATACTGTGTTTATGCGAGACGGACAAGAACACATGCCCTATGAGCAAGGTGTGTTTATTGATATATTTCCCATGGATAATATACCGGACAAATATTGGGTTCGATGGATTCATGATAAGTTATGCTTTTCTATACGCAAGATACTTTGGTCAGAGGTTGGAAAGAAAACGGATAAAAAATGGTTGAATCGAATGGTTTTTAAGGGATTAAATCGGATTCCTGAACAATCTATTAAGAAGGCTTTATATGCGTTTGAGAAAAAGAGTAATGCTAAAAAGACAAAATATGTTCGGATGCTTATGTTTCCTTCTCCGAATAAAGTCTATGGATATAAGCGTGAATGGTATCAACAGTTAGCAGCATATAATTTTGAAGGACACAAATTATATGGCATAAAAGAGGCGGATGCCTATCTCACATTTACATATGGAGACTATATGCAACAACCACCCGTTAAGGACCGAAAAATACATCCGGTATCAGAAATACAATTGTAGGAGGAACGAGAATGCAAGCAATGATGTTAGCCGCTGGATTTGGCCGGCGTATGGGAAAACACACCCAAGATCAAACCAAGTGTATGATGGAGGTCGGTGATAAAAAAATTGTTGATCGTATTATTGATTCGCTACGACTAGCAGGGATATATAAGTTTATCATTGTGCTTGGATACCAAGGAAAATCTCTAAAAGAATATTTGCAAACAACTTATACAGATATAGAATTTGTTTTTATTGAAAATATAGATTATGCGCATACGAATAATATATACTCACTTCATCTAGCTAGTGAAGAGTTGAAAAAGGATGATACGATTTTATTAGAGTCTGATTTAGTATTTGATAAGAATGTTATTAAAGATATGGTCGAACAACCGGAGTCGGATTTAGTTGCTGTTGCAAAATATGAGCATTGGATGGATGGAACAGTGACACGAATTGATGCAGAATGTAATATTGTAGAATTTATTGAAAAGAAAGATTTTCAGTTCGATGTTGCAGACGGTTATTATAAAACAGTCAATATATATAAATTCTCGAAAGAATTCGTAAGTCAGCAATATCTTCCC
This sequence is a window from Vallitaleaceae bacterium 9-2. Protein-coding genes within it:
- a CDS encoding glycosyltransferase — encoded protein: MRISLCMIVKDEIENIEKCLEYALPNVDETIIVDTGSTDGTREVLSRFEHDEKIKVIDAIWEDDFSKARNISIKEATGDYILVLDADERLFCQRENLEKKLKQSDKDVFFVPIYSIYENKEMSVSRSMIRLYKNINPHYKGAIHEQIHIDGNTQMGDVIDSDVAKIYHYGYSESVFEEKEKQKRNMQIIKKQIQEEPYDPFHRYNKGVMELMAKNYKTAMKDFVKAHELSHGVRKGFHNDMMINMIKCLILQNKYQKVIDFIKPLMNDPFFKELPDIYYFLGMAFRQLKRYDLAIKNLEKAIYIGDTDKGLSLYGAGSYLSLLEWARTLADQSRMDEAIEKYKQALKNPNNHNHNGQEEFLQLMQKMNKEEQYNAFVKSLENGKNNKPVIDETFKTQIKEKIKALINTNSIADAKMLIDEYLKLDTEDADIYSLNGVIYILEKNYPKAIERLEIGYTLDSTNDDLIYNLAYAWEVSGNKAKALKYYQALLALPGQSEDREILQKIEELSR
- the flgK gene encoding flagellar hook-associated protein FlgK — its product is MRSSFFGLNVAQQGLYTSRTMLDITNHNISNAETLGYTRQYGVQIATRPLPNAQRGMVGTGTTIEQISQHRNEYLDYKFWSMNKDYGTYEVKSTMLQQMELIFNEPSSVGFTSHFDGMFDALQSLSKDASDEANRANFLASAQSFAQYMTDIGEQLRETQNDANFGVKNSVNQINSYAEQIATLNQQIRSLELNGNRANDLRDQRMVLVDNLSKVVGIDYQVNTDSYGMETVNITINGQQLVNGNAFNTLKVVNREHLQNPEDNTDIYDIQWNSGKNLYTDNLTGELKGYLDVRDGNNGNNFKGTIDSVDVGTNTIVFTDVNRFDLQASGKLIIDGVGYEYSSYTYDEVSGEVTFEMVNPPSATMVGQEGAIGRQNTFKGIPYYQQQLNTFVRTFASEFNALQQSGNDGTGVPLFVYEGYDGTTALDSSDMSTYTQMTIDNFIVNPDMMEDVSLFSAKANAADGESANDIILAMIDKRQDTNMFAKGVPDNYMQSVLSELAIDVSQMTSFKNGQEQLTKMITNQRLSVSDVDLEEETVNLLKYQQAYSMSAQVISIFDEIYNVTINQMGV
- a CDS encoding glycosyltransferase; amino-acid sequence: MISVCIIAKNEETNIERCLKSLESYNFEIIVVDTGSTDRTKEIALQYTNGVFDYEWADDFSGARNFAIEQATNDYILMIDCDEYVKQLQYDQLVALIGEPKNEVGRITRVNTFWRNSEKNRIQERVSRIFNRKFFKYQGRIHEQIVRKDGEDYSTYIVPVVLEHTGYDGDVTFIKEKTSRNIRLLLLDLEEIGDDPYVLYQLGKSYYMQADYLKACQFFSRALEHDLNPEAEFVIDLVETYGYALLNSEQYAQALQFENIYQEFGGRPEFKFLMGLIYMNNGEFNQAIKEFDKTAQYDYADTEGITSYKAYYNMGVIYQCLGDIKNAKIYYKKCGDYRLAQNMLSELER
- a CDS encoding flagellar assembly protein FliW, with the translated sequence MEIMTKHFGNVDIDETKVITFEDGIFGFKEMKDFILLYDQGEEGGALVWLQAVKDPKTCLPLINPMMWFPDYAPEVEDDLIASIGQLDPKVLDIFTVVVIPDKIEQMTTNLKAPILINRETKKGRQVIANDETYDIRHNLYQQMKLMSKGGE
- a CDS encoding glycerophosphodiester phosphodiesterase family protein: MDERQTLEFTLGLRTTLIEGQLLPNSPYHMATEVIYHGAKGSKILFDSDQYVYAIALYSKRLNQEYMVEYKYQNESNWTTYTKNLSPQSYGTRSFVFDKEYYFRICIKHKERRRLNYLDVIQATQSLQFVYVKPAYQEKKYFEQECIRVAQRINQQTGQIRRPLSLALITDTHYCVGGTWEDTAHNLLAVHQKSGFDAVVHLGDLTDGLTSAKVTSYYASKVIDDMEQCQVPLYVVIGNHDTNYFHGNPDILSEQEQIDLYLKKIETTKPYYYVDFEMQHLRCFFLSSFNASQPVRYGYFEEELQWLQASLESMENGGNILIFSHDAPIAQLDYWSECIRNGDKLIEILEQYNMRDTYHILGLFYGHTHADYIYEGCSFPIVSIACNKCEAFNDKKPEGVHVPKRMMNHVSQDLWETMIVDVDQKKLHLVRFGAGESRMIDCVKKKVYKQTLGEEKLQKNQYHQTKIWAHRGLMSYAPENTMPAFELAYEHGADGIELDVQLTKDGEIVIIHDETIDRVSNGSGYVKDYTLNALKKFNFNQRFPEYGKVSILTLEQVYAFIKNTRMYINVELKNNHIPYQGLEEKVIQLTQAMGMQERVLYSSFNHQSMNKIKALDKKAKVAYLYTKDIIPACDFNEEQSEIILHVLPMHLKHHGFLEACHKSKIKVQVWNINTEDDLRWVKTLGVEGVITNSVIRATTIFNQS
- a CDS encoding Gfo/Idh/MocA family oxidoreductase encodes the protein MKKVITYGSFDLFHEGHYNLLKRAKELGDYLIVGITTEYYDMQRGKMNVIDSLLDRIENVKNSGFADEIIIEDHDGQKLEDIIKYKIDIFTVGSDWIGTFDFLREYCEVIYLERTKYVSSTMLRDSRFPIIKLGMIGTGRIAKRFPDELKYVSGINLNAVYNPNLNSAKAYKKMFELDLATDQLEEFYENVDAVNIASPHETHYTYILDALNHGKHVLCEKPLCLSSQQAINAYALAKEKNLVLMEGIKTAYAPGFVQLIGVARSGIIGNIRDVEACFTKLVPTDCRELTDQKYGGSFTELASYTLLPIIKLMGCNYENVHFESLKSENGLDIYTKAYFYYKNALATSKTGLGIKSEGQLLISGTKGYILVKSPWWLTKGFEICFEDTSQNEYIKTKFLGDGLRYEISDLVKRINGRSKHIKDRLTQEESIAMATLMEKFLEHRSLEDIE
- the flgL gene encoding flagellar hook-associated protein FlgL, with the translated sequence MRITNTMMTNNILTNVNRNRKTMSLLEQQMASGKKIQKASENPIIASRALKFRTTISQISQYKTNSEDAMSWLEVTEQSIANTTDILKRVRYLSVQGSNDPLTTQNRESIISELKELKEQLENEGNVSYAGRYMFTGYQTDSSLVFNEASTDTYEITENFSQENVETVKRVFDDGSGHPAIHEVKRIRLGYSELDAAGVSSAELSAAGFTIVNKNSTDADAYNVGANTVHFIEDTGELVFNTTDAETLPDFSMTYQKSGFTKGDIKPDHYFESTNLTTGDTFSPENEAMNYQVSYSQTLQVNEMGNNVITKDLIRDLEEIIKEVQNIEGNGALDDELKEDLLGETFTKLIGKMDGHIQNNLNITAEIGGKVNRLELTKDRLESDSLNFTDLMSENEDVDMAEVLIRFSSMEVVYNASLSASARIIQPSLLDFIR
- a CDS encoding flagellin, with amino-acid sequence MRINNNLMAMNTHRALGSANNNISKSMEKLSSGYRINRAGDDAAGLSISEKMRAQVRGLTQASRNAQDGISMIQTAEGALNETQAILQRMRELAVQAANDTNVSADRTAISDELSELSAEIDRIATSTTFNEKNLLDGSLSATGATLQIGANCGVSMTVTIGDMQAAALGVDAISGSVSTHADATAAIDTINDAIETVSAERSKLGANQNRLEHTIKNLDNAAENIQAAESRVRDVDMAKEMMEMTKQNILQQASTAMLAQANQAPQSVLQLLG
- the csrA gene encoding carbon storage regulator CsrA, with product MLALTRKVGESIIIGDDVEITVLAVHGDQIKIGIDAPRSVAIHRKEVYLQIQEENQAAAATSEAGALAFKDFIKKKS